The following proteins are encoded in a genomic region of Anomaloglossus baeobatrachus isolate aAnoBae1 chromosome 6, aAnoBae1.hap1, whole genome shotgun sequence:
- the CTHRC1 gene encoding collagen triple helix repeat-containing protein 1 isoform X2 → MGGLLPLSLVPYNGLCMQGSMGPPGRDGTPGVNGIPGTPGIPGRDGSRGEKGECMRESIDEAWSPNFKQCAWSALNYGIDLGKIAECTFTKMRSHSALRVVFSGSLRLKCKTACCQRWYFTFNGAECAGPLPIEAIIYLDQGSAELNSTINIHRTSTVEGLCEGISSGLVDVAVWVGTCSDYPRGDASTGWNSVSRIIIEELPK, encoded by the exons atgggagggttactgccactgtccctggtccca TATAATGGCTTATGTATGCAGGGCAGCATGGGTCCTCCTGGCCGAGACGGGACTCCAGGGGTGAACGGCATCCCAGGAACACCAGGAATTCCCGGACGTGATGGGAGCAGAGGAGAAAAGGGAGAATGTATGAGAGAGAGTATAGACGAGGCCTGGTCTCCAAACTTCAAGCAATGTGCCTGGAGCGCCCTGAATTACGGCATTGATCTGGGGAAAATAGCA GAATGTACGTTCACCAAGATGCGCTCTCACAGCGCCTTGAGGGTTGTCTTCAGCGGCTCTTTGCGTCTTAAGTGTAAGACTGCCTGCTGCCAGCGCTGGTACTTCACCTTTAATGGAGCCGAGTGTGCTGGTCCTCTACCCATCGAGGCCATTATCTATCTGGATCAAGGCAGCGCAGAACTCAACTCTACAATAAACATTCACCGCACCTCCACAG tggaaggactgtgtgaggggATCAGCTCTGGACTGGTTGATGTCGCAGTCTGGGTGGGCACATGTTCGGACTACCCCAGAGGAGACGCCTCGACCGGATGGAACTCTGTGTCACGGATCATTATTGAAGAGCTACCCaaataa
- the CTHRC1 gene encoding collagen triple helix repeat-containing protein 1 isoform X3, whose amino-acid sequence MTSTTRYKYNGLCMQGSMGPPGRDGTPGVNGIPGTPGIPGRDGSRGEKGECMRESIDEAWSPNFKQCAWSALNYGIDLGKIAECTFTKMRSHSALRVVFSGSLRLKCKTACCQRWYFTFNGAECAGPLPIEAIIYLDQGSAELNSTINIHRTSTVEGLCEGISSGLVDVAVWVGTCSDYPRGDASTGWNSVSRIIIEELPK is encoded by the exons TATAATGGCTTATGTATGCAGGGCAGCATGGGTCCTCCTGGCCGAGACGGGACTCCAGGGGTGAACGGCATCCCAGGAACACCAGGAATTCCCGGACGTGATGGGAGCAGAGGAGAAAAGGGAGAATGTATGAGAGAGAGTATAGACGAGGCCTGGTCTCCAAACTTCAAGCAATGTGCCTGGAGCGCCCTGAATTACGGCATTGATCTGGGGAAAATAGCA GAATGTACGTTCACCAAGATGCGCTCTCACAGCGCCTTGAGGGTTGTCTTCAGCGGCTCTTTGCGTCTTAAGTGTAAGACTGCCTGCTGCCAGCGCTGGTACTTCACCTTTAATGGAGCCGAGTGTGCTGGTCCTCTACCCATCGAGGCCATTATCTATCTGGATCAAGGCAGCGCAGAACTCAACTCTACAATAAACATTCACCGCACCTCCACAG tggaaggactgtgtgaggggATCAGCTCTGGACTGGTTGATGTCGCAGTCTGGGTGGGCACATGTTCGGACTACCCCAGAGGAGACGCCTCGACCGGATGGAACTCTGTGTCACGGATCATTATTGAAGAGCTACCCaaataa